A window of the Mannheimia granulomatis genome harbors these coding sequences:
- the nrfA gene encoding ammonia-forming nitrite reductase cytochrome c552 subunit, which yields MKFLAKSLAVATISILGCFQTALAEEAKTESLTDKAMKHEKLGITVESANHLFAEKYPLQYNSWKATSSSTDRGSALEADPRYVILWAGYAFAKDYNKPRGHYYAITDVREILRTGAPKDENDGPQPMACWACKSPDVARLIEEKGERGYFDPKWAKYGSEVVNPIGCADCHDTASEEFKQGKAALRVARPHVLRALNTIGWKFEDLDKHGKRPAVCANCHVEYYFKNKTDVTFPWKNGIDVDSIEKYYDEINFTDWTHALSKAPMLKTQHPDFEVWAQGTHGKNGVTCIDCHMPKVKDKDGKVYTEHKIGNPFDNFEATCKTCHEQSKETLEKRVKEYKHEVKEAMIRLEDQLVKAHFEAKAAWDAGATAEEMKDILTAIRHSQWRWDYSAAGHGNHFHAPDVMLRTIATGIDRAADARSQLGVVLAKHGVTTPVAIPDISTKEKAQVAIGLDIPKDKAAKEEFLKTVVPQWEKEARAKGLLPAEETAAPKAEAK from the coding sequence ATGAAATTTTTAGCAAAAAGCCTAGCCGTGGCGACAATTTCAATATTGGGGTGTTTTCAAACTGCTTTAGCTGAAGAAGCAAAAACAGAATCGCTAACAGATAAAGCGATGAAACACGAAAAATTAGGCATAACGGTTGAATCTGCAAATCATCTTTTTGCAGAAAAATACCCATTACAATATAACTCTTGGAAGGCAACTTCTAGTTCAACCGATCGAGGTAGTGCGTTAGAAGCTGATCCCCGTTATGTGATTTTATGGGCAGGTTATGCATTTGCTAAAGATTATAATAAGCCTCGTGGGCATTATTATGCAATTACAGATGTGCGTGAGATTTTACGTACAGGTGCTCCTAAAGATGAAAATGATGGTCCTCAGCCGATGGCGTGTTGGGCGTGTAAAAGCCCTGATGTAGCACGTTTAATCGAAGAAAAAGGTGAGCGTGGCTATTTTGATCCAAAATGGGCGAAATATGGTTCGGAAGTCGTTAATCCAATCGGTTGTGCAGACTGCCATGACACTGCATCAGAGGAATTTAAGCAAGGTAAAGCTGCCTTACGAGTAGCTCGTCCGCATGTATTACGTGCTTTAAATACTATCGGCTGGAAATTTGAAGATCTCGATAAACACGGTAAACGTCCGGCTGTGTGTGCAAATTGCCACGTTGAATATTACTTTAAAAATAAAACAGATGTGACCTTCCCTTGGAAGAACGGGATTGATGTTGATAGCATCGAAAAATATTATGATGAAATCAATTTTACCGACTGGACTCACGCCTTATCTAAAGCGCCAATGTTGAAAACGCAGCACCCGGATTTTGAGGTTTGGGCACAAGGTACGCATGGTAAAAACGGTGTAACCTGTATTGACTGCCATATGCCTAAGGTGAAAGATAAAGATGGAAAAGTTTATACCGAACATAAAATCGGCAATCCATTTGATAACTTTGAAGCGACTTGTAAAACTTGTCATGAACAAAGTAAAGAAACCTTGGAAAAACGTGTTAAAGAGTACAAACACGAAGTAAAAGAAGCGATGATTCGTTTAGAAGATCAATTAGTGAAAGCTCACTTCGAAGCGAAAGCTGCATGGGATGCAGGCGCAACAGCAGAAGAGATGAAAGATATCTTAACTGCAATCCGTCACTCTCAATGGCGTTGGGATTATTCAGCCGCAGGTCATGGTAACCACTTCCATGCACCGGATGTCATGTTACGTACTATCGCAACAGGTATCGACCGTGCTGCAGATGCTCGCTCTCAATTAGGTGTAGTATTAGCGAAACATGGCGTAACAACTCCTGTAGCCATTCCAGATATTTCAACCAAAGAAAAAGCACAAGTGGCGATTGGTTTAGATATTCCAAAAGATAAAGCTGCGAAAGAGGAGTTCTTAAAAACTGTAGTTCCTCAATGGGAAAAAGAAGCTCGTGCTAAGGGCTTATTACCGGCAGAAGAAACAGCAGCACCAAAAGCAGAAGCAAAATAA
- the nrdG gene encoding anaerobic ribonucleoside-triphosphate reductase activating protein — MENLRFNSEQIVWQEVPNETSLAFLITGCPLGCKGCHSADSWKACNGTVLTPEYLSHRLTRYQGLISCVLFMGGEWKAEKLTPLLSLAKQQGLKTCLYTGLEKDQLPECLLAELTYLKTGRWIAERGGLESLTTNQRFIDLRSNQNLNHLFIKGDLI; from the coding sequence ATGGAAAACCTTAGATTCAACTCAGAGCAAATTGTTTGGCAAGAAGTGCCGAATGAAACCTCGCTTGCTTTTCTAATTACGGGCTGCCCGCTTGGCTGCAAAGGCTGTCATAGTGCTGATAGCTGGAAAGCCTGTAACGGGACAGTGCTGACACCGGAATACCTATCTCATCGCTTAACACGTTATCAGGGTTTAATTAGTTGCGTTCTCTTTATGGGGGGAGAATGGAAAGCAGAAAAATTAACACCACTCCTAAGTCTTGCCAAACAGCAAGGGCTAAAAACTTGTCTTTATACAGGATTGGAAAAAGATCAGCTTCCCGAATGTTTATTAGCCGAATTAACCTATTTAAAGACAGGTCGTTGGATTGCTGAACGTGGCGGATTAGAAAGCTTAACGACTAATCAACGCTTTATAGATTTACGCAGCAACCAAAACCTCAATCATCTATTTATAAAAGGAGACTTAATATGA
- the nrfF gene encoding heme lyase NrfEFG subunit NrfF, whose product MKSSLIRYLQKIWLILPLVLGAMLFIHQAQAQMVDTFEFKNESDRVRAVALARSLRCLQCQNQNLVESNATAAYNLRIEVYEMVNQGKSNEEIIRIMTERFGSFVNYDPPLTGQTWLLWGLPLGLISLLFMAVLWRTRRK is encoded by the coding sequence ATGAAAAGTAGCCTAATACGATATTTGCAAAAAATTTGGTTAATTCTACCGCTTGTATTGGGAGCGATGTTGTTTATTCATCAAGCTCAAGCCCAAATGGTGGATACTTTTGAGTTCAAAAACGAATCAGATCGTGTGCGAGCAGTTGCTCTCGCCCGTTCACTACGCTGCTTGCAATGCCAAAATCAAAATTTGGTGGAATCTAATGCTACTGCCGCTTATAACTTGAGAATCGAAGTGTATGAAATGGTCAATCAGGGTAAAAGTAATGAGGAAATTATCCGCATTATGACCGAACGTTTCGGCAGTTTTGTGAATTACGATCCGCCACTCACAGGCCAAACATGGCTACTTTGGGGATTACCTTTAGGGCTAATCAGCCTGTTATTTATGGCAGTTTTGTGGCGAACTAGACGAAAATAG
- the ilvG gene encoding acetolactate synthase 2 catalytic subunit codes for MNGARLITESLKAHGVTTLFGYPGGAIMPTYDAIYDSGLDHLLCRNEQGAAMAAIGYARSTGKVGVCIATSGPGATNLITGLGDAALDSIPIVAITGQVASHLIGTDAFQEADVLGLSLGCTKHSFIVQNIQELPEILALAFQIAQSGRPGPVLVDVPRDVQLAATSAEPIVYPKEKPALQNPENLLAAKKLLIEAKRPVLYVGGGVGMADGVQAVRNFVKIANIPSVSTLKGLGTIDPTDPLYMGMIGMHGTKAANYAVQECDLLIACGARFDDRVTGKLDTFAPHAKVIHIDIDNAEINKLRKVQVALQGDLIEAVNYLAQPLSIDAWREDIRNLKQQFDFQYQENSDEGDINAVALLNTLSERKAKNSVVTTDVGQHQMWSAQHLTYHDPKNYITSAGFGSMGFGLPAAIGAIKARPNDQVIVITGDGSIMMNIQELGSIKRANLPVKILLLDNQRLGMVRQWQSLFFHGRHSHTILDDNPDFVMLAKAFDIEGERIEKANEVSDAINRFLNAKGAYLLHVCIPQEDNVWPLVPPGACNADMLDDDV; via the coding sequence ATGAATGGTGCAAGATTAATTACCGAGAGCTTAAAAGCTCACGGTGTCACAACTCTCTTTGGCTATCCGGGAGGCGCGATTATGCCTACCTACGATGCCATCTACGACTCGGGTTTAGATCATCTTCTCTGCCGTAACGAACAAGGCGCAGCAATGGCAGCTATTGGCTATGCGCGCTCCACTGGAAAAGTAGGCGTTTGTATTGCTACCTCCGGCCCTGGTGCGACTAACTTAATTACCGGCTTAGGCGATGCTGCATTAGACTCCATCCCTATTGTTGCAATTACAGGGCAAGTGGCAAGCCATTTAATCGGCACAGATGCTTTCCAAGAAGCAGATGTATTAGGTTTATCACTCGGCTGTACTAAACACAGTTTTATCGTTCAAAATATCCAGGAATTGCCTGAAATTTTAGCTCTCGCGTTCCAAATTGCCCAAAGTGGCAGACCCGGGCCGGTCTTAGTTGATGTGCCTCGCGATGTGCAATTAGCTGCTACCTCTGCTGAGCCGATTGTTTATCCAAAAGAAAAGCCCGCTTTACAAAATCCGGAGAACTTACTTGCTGCCAAAAAATTATTAATAGAAGCAAAACGTCCTGTGCTTTATGTCGGTGGCGGTGTGGGCATGGCTGATGGTGTGCAAGCGGTCAGAAATTTCGTAAAAATTGCAAATATTCCATCTGTTTCCACCCTAAAAGGCTTAGGCACTATTGATCCTACCGATCCGCTTTATATGGGTATGATCGGCATGCACGGCACTAAAGCAGCGAACTATGCTGTTCAAGAGTGCGATTTGCTGATTGCCTGTGGTGCACGTTTTGATGATCGTGTAACCGGTAAGTTAGACACTTTTGCTCCCCACGCTAAAGTGATCCATATTGATATTGACAATGCCGAGATCAATAAACTACGTAAAGTTCAAGTAGCTTTACAAGGCGATCTGATCGAAGCTGTAAACTATTTAGCTCAACCGCTTTCTATTGACGCCTGGCGTGAAGATATCCGCAATTTAAAACAGCAATTTGATTTCCAATATCAAGAGAATTCAGATGAAGGCGATATTAATGCCGTGGCATTATTAAATACGCTTTCCGAGCGTAAAGCGAAAAACAGCGTAGTCACTACCGATGTCGGCCAGCACCAAATGTGGTCGGCACAGCATTTAACTTATCACGATCCGAAAAACTACATTACCTCAGCCGGCTTTGGTTCCATGGGGTTTGGCTTGCCTGCGGCTATCGGAGCGATTAAAGCCCGCCCGAATGATCAGGTGATTGTGATTACAGGCGATGGTTCCATTATGATGAATATTCAGGAGTTAGGCTCGATCAAACGTGCCAATCTGCCGGTGAAAATTCTACTTTTAGATAATCAACGCTTGGGAATGGTTCGTCAATGGCAATCACTATTCTTTCACGGTCGCCACAGTCATACCATTTTAGATGATAATCCTGATTTTGTGATGCTGGCAAAAGCCTTTGATATTGAGGGTGAACGCATTGAAAAAGCAAATGAAGTCTCGGACGCTATCAATCGCTTTCTCAATGCCAAAGGAGCCTATTTACTGCATGTTTGCATTCCACAAGAAGATAACGTTTGGCCGCTTGTGCCACCGGGTGCCTGCAATGCTGATATGTTGGACGATGATGTATAG
- the nrfE gene encoding heme lyase NrfEFG subunit NrfE, which translates to MLPELGYFSLLMAALTAIFQVSFSLWGEVRKQYHWLALAPLFTYLQATFTTLAFSILVYAFLTDDFSVTYVSSHSNSQLPDFFKFAATWGGHEGSMLFWLTALVIWSAVFCKFSQKIDRLFANRALTMLGVIALGFLLFILLVSNPFERAFPVPPEGRDLNPMLQDIGLIFHPPLLYLGYVGFAVSFAMIVSALLCGGMDAAIMRWIRPWTMISWGFLTAGIILGAWWAYYELGWGGWWFWDPVENASLMPWLLGTALVHSLIVSQQRGIFYYWTILLAIFAFALSLLGTFIVRSGILTSVHAFAVDPDRGMALLVLFFSLSFIALALFAFKVDLWQGKVQFNLFSKETAFLMINGLLSVATSVVLLGTFYPMIFTVMNWGSISVGAPYFNNVFAPLTLLLMIVMGLAVVLRWKQIPIKQILVKLWLLPVAIGLALALIYHTISQRPHFELALLPVVFVSLAIWIILTHLPYLQFMFKIRPLAMRLAHIGFAICVIGAMMNSYYGDEVGVRLKPNEQAELGGFTFKYENYNDLIGPNYTAEQAVFSISRAGENLATVTPERRYYDVRTMTMAEVGLYHHYLDDIYIVMGDKFGNLEYAFRLHYKPYVQALWLGGIIMIIASLLALLGYRREYKK; encoded by the coding sequence ATGCTACCGGAACTGGGCTATTTTTCACTTTTAATGGCTGCACTAACAGCTATTTTCCAAGTCAGTTTTTCTTTATGGGGAGAAGTACGCAAGCAATATCATTGGCTGGCGTTGGCACCTCTTTTTACTTATTTACAAGCTACTTTCACCACACTTGCTTTTTCTATTTTGGTCTATGCATTTTTAACTGATGACTTTTCAGTTACCTATGTCTCTTCCCATTCTAACAGCCAGTTGCCTGATTTCTTTAAGTTCGCAGCAACTTGGGGCGGACATGAAGGCTCAATGCTATTTTGGTTGACCGCACTTGTTATTTGGTCGGCAGTTTTTTGCAAATTTTCTCAAAAAATTGACCGCTTGTTTGCTAATCGAGCCTTAACGATGCTAGGTGTAATCGCACTTGGCTTTTTGCTTTTTATTTTACTTGTTTCTAACCCGTTTGAACGTGCTTTTCCTGTGCCACCGGAAGGCAGAGATCTTAATCCAATGCTGCAAGATATTGGCTTAATCTTCCATCCTCCTTTGCTCTATTTAGGCTATGTTGGTTTTGCGGTAAGCTTTGCAATGATTGTATCAGCTTTACTTTGCGGTGGAATGGATGCTGCCATTATGCGTTGGATTCGCCCGTGGACAATGATCTCGTGGGGATTTCTTACTGCAGGCATTATTTTAGGCGCTTGGTGGGCGTATTATGAACTTGGCTGGGGCGGCTGGTGGTTTTGGGATCCTGTGGAAAACGCCTCATTAATGCCTTGGCTACTGGGTACTGCATTAGTGCATAGTTTGATCGTGAGCCAGCAGCGGGGGATTTTCTATTATTGGACGATCTTGCTCGCCATTTTTGCTTTTGCTTTAAGTTTGCTCGGCACTTTTATTGTGCGTTCGGGCATTTTAACCTCGGTTCATGCCTTTGCGGTTGATCCTGATCGCGGTATGGCATTATTGGTGCTGTTTTTCAGCCTCAGTTTTATTGCTTTGGCGTTGTTTGCTTTTAAGGTCGATTTATGGCAAGGCAAGGTACAGTTTAATTTGTTCTCAAAAGAAACCGCATTTTTGATGATCAACGGTTTATTAAGTGTTGCAACCTCGGTGGTTTTGCTCGGCACATTCTACCCGATGATTTTCACCGTGATGAATTGGGGGAGTATTTCGGTAGGAGCACCTTATTTTAATAATGTGTTTGCTCCGCTCACTTTGCTGCTGATGATTGTAATGGGGTTGGCAGTTGTGCTGCGTTGGAAGCAGATCCCTATTAAACAGATTTTAGTAAAATTATGGCTATTACCTGTGGCGATTGGCCTAGCATTAGCCTTGATTTATCACACGATTTCCCAACGTCCGCATTTTGAGTTGGCGTTACTGCCTGTGGTGTTTGTCAGCCTTGCGATTTGGATTATCTTAACTCATCTTCCGTATTTGCAATTTATGTTTAAAATCAGACCGCTTGCAATGCGTTTGGCACATATTGGATTTGCTATTTGTGTTATTGGGGCAATGATGAACAGTTACTATGGCGATGAGGTCGGCGTACGCTTAAAGCCAAATGAGCAGGCAGAGCTTGGAGGTTTTACCTTTAAATATGAAAACTATAATGATTTAATCGGCCCAAATTATACGGCGGAACAAGCTGTTTTCTCCATTAGCAGAGCGGGTGAAAACCTTGCGACTGTTACTCCTGAAAGACGTTATTATGACGTTCGTACGATGACTATGGCAGAAGTCGGGCTATATCATCACTATTTAGACGATATTTACATTGTGATGGGCGATAAATTCGGTAATTTGGAATACGCCTTCCGGCTGCACTACAAACCTTATGTGCAAGCCTTGTGGTTGGGAGGGATTATTATGATTATTGCTTCATTATTAGCATTATTGGGTTATCGTAGAGAATATAAAAAATGA
- a CDS encoding redoxin family protein, whose protein sequence is MKKMLLLIPLFLLIALAGFLTVPLMNKDAIAPTEDWQGRPFPEFVGKNLLDGNAHLNSNSLPKEPYILNVWASWCTWCIKEFPILLELKQKGVPIVGLTYSDRPNDAIKALENWGNPFSLVIDDYEKGFLIQTLKVSSAPSSYLIDRHGIVRYQQKGYNPDFAQDFLPKLEALRNEK, encoded by the coding sequence ATGAAAAAAATGCTGTTGTTAATTCCGCTTTTTCTGCTGATTGCACTTGCCGGCTTTCTTACCGTGCCACTTATGAATAAAGATGCTATCGCTCCGACTGAAGATTGGCAAGGCAGGCCTTTCCCTGAGTTTGTGGGCAAGAACTTACTTGATGGTAATGCCCATTTAAACAGCAACTCATTGCCTAAAGAGCCTTATATTCTCAATGTTTGGGCGAGTTGGTGTACGTGGTGTATTAAGGAATTTCCAATTTTATTAGAACTAAAACAAAAGGGCGTGCCGATTGTAGGCCTGACTTATAGCGATCGCCCTAATGATGCGATTAAAGCATTGGAAAATTGGGGCAACCCGTTTAGTTTGGTTATTGATGATTATGAAAAAGGCTTTTTGATTCAAACGCTGAAAGTTTCTTCCGCACCTTCCAGCTATTTGATTGATCGCCATGGCATTGTGCGTTATCAGCAAAAGGGATACAACCCGGATTTTGCTCAAGATTTTCTGCCGAAATTAGAGGCTTTGAGAAATGAAAAGTAG
- the nrfD gene encoding cytochrome c nitrite reductase subunit NrfD, which produces MNEYVPFQTPNLVWDGTIAIYLFLLGISSGAVQLAIAYRNSGVKIEKPSQNWIIRSAAILGTLPTIIGLLLLIFHLTKPWTFWKLMFNYNFTSVMSMGVMLFQLYMAVLVVWIAIMFKDWLACFVNRYLPMFKFLLGWIDFAEAKLLKPIEFILFVLAAVLGAYTGFLLSALVSYPMLNNPVLPALFLASGASSGIAATFLMVLIAGKLSGESHEVHFMHKFEVPIMVTELGLIVAFFVGLHFGGADKSLALANALSGFWGTVFWIGVMLIGIAIPLTANIFGSHRLKHNVKFIILISIFDLIGVLCLRYFILYAGQLTVAS; this is translated from the coding sequence ATGAATGAATATGTACCTTTCCAAACCCCAAACCTCGTTTGGGATGGCACAATCGCAATTTACTTATTCCTACTTGGTATTTCATCAGGTGCGGTTCAGTTAGCGATTGCTTACCGCAATAGTGGCGTAAAAATCGAAAAGCCAAGCCAAAACTGGATTATCCGTAGTGCAGCAATTTTAGGCACTTTACCAACTATCATCGGCTTGTTATTACTGATTTTTCACTTAACGAAACCGTGGACATTCTGGAAATTAATGTTCAATTATAACTTTACATCCGTGATGTCGATGGGGGTAATGTTATTCCAGCTTTATATGGCCGTTCTTGTTGTTTGGATTGCTATTATGTTTAAAGATTGGCTGGCGTGTTTTGTAAACCGCTATCTACCAATGTTTAAATTTTTGCTGGGTTGGATTGATTTTGCAGAAGCTAAACTCTTAAAACCGATTGAGTTTATTCTATTTGTATTGGCCGCAGTATTAGGTGCTTACACTGGATTCTTATTATCAGCCTTAGTTAGTTATCCGATGTTAAACAATCCTGTGTTACCAGCATTATTTTTAGCATCTGGTGCATCATCAGGCATTGCGGCAACTTTCCTTATGGTGTTAATTGCCGGTAAATTATCGGGCGAAAGCCATGAAGTTCACTTTATGCACAAATTTGAAGTGCCGATTATGGTAACTGAATTAGGCTTAATTGTGGCCTTCTTCGTGGGCTTACATTTCGGCGGTGCAGATAAATCATTGGCATTAGCTAATGCACTTTCAGGCTTCTGGGGAACGGTTTTCTGGATTGGTGTGATGCTGATTGGTATTGCAATTCCACTGACTGCAAATATTTTTGGTAGCCATCGCTTGAAACATAATGTGAAATTTATTATTTTAATTTCCATTTTTGACTTAATCGGTGTACTCTGTTTACGTTACTTTATTCTTTACGCTGGACAGCTTACGGTTGCGAGCTAA
- the ilvM gene encoding acetolactate synthase 2 small subunit translates to MEEYQLTITANKRPETLERILRVIRHRGFEVKNLNVESTDSIFNLNFTLASKRQLSLLTHQLEKVFDIIEIN, encoded by the coding sequence ATGGAAGAGTACCAATTAACTATTACCGCAAATAAACGTCCCGAAACCTTAGAAAGGATTTTAAGGGTTATCCGGCACCGAGGCTTTGAAGTAAAAAATTTAAATGTAGAATCAACAGATTCTATTTTTAACCTAAATTTTACATTAGCAAGTAAACGCCAACTCTCACTTTTAACTCATCAATTAGAAAAAGTTTTTGATATTATAGAGATCAATTAG
- the nrfC gene encoding cytochrome c nitrite reductase Fe-S protein yields the protein MTCTRRDFVSGAGAIAVVASTGLATSITLATEKEQKKIRYAMVHDETSCIGCTACMDACRTTNNVPAGVSRLEIIRSEPFGEFPNVQYEFFRQSCQHCTNAPCVSVCPTGASFIDPQTGIVDVHADLCVGCQYCIAVCPYRVRFIHPEKKSADKCNFCRDTNLAEGKQPACVEACPTKALTFGDMNDPTSDIFHKVKNNPVYRTKTSLGTEPNLYHIPFGKGEHR from the coding sequence ATGACTTGCACCCGTAGAGATTTCGTCTCAGGGGCAGGTGCTATCGCAGTTGTGGCAAGTACAGGCCTTGCCACTTCTATAACTCTTGCTACTGAGAAAGAACAAAAGAAAATTCGCTATGCGATGGTACACGATGAAACATCTTGTATCGGCTGTACAGCTTGTATGGATGCGTGCCGTACTACCAATAATGTGCCGGCAGGCGTATCTCGCTTAGAAATTATCCGTAGTGAACCTTTTGGTGAATTTCCTAACGTACAATATGAGTTTTTCCGCCAATCTTGCCAACATTGCACTAATGCACCTTGTGTGAGTGTTTGCCCGACGGGAGCCTCATTTATCGATCCACAAACCGGTATTGTTGATGTTCACGCAGATTTGTGTGTTGGTTGCCAATACTGTATCGCGGTTTGTCCATATCGTGTACGTTTTATTCATCCGGAGAAAAAATCGGCAGATAAATGTAACTTCTGTCGTGACACCAACTTGGCTGAGGGCAAACAACCGGCTTGTGTTGAGGCTTGCCCGACCAAAGCATTAACCTTTGGTGATATGAATGATCCTACAAGTGATATTTTCCATAAAGTGAAAAACAATCCGGTTTATCGTACGAAAACATCGCTAGGCACAGAGCCGAACTTGTATCACATTCCATTTGGTAAAGGAGAGCATAGATAA
- a CDS encoding cytochrome C biogenesis protein: protein METREQLSRESYQQAVKFAQRFAEEARQEFEREALQRYQFEKTQFEQSQLQKNGQNRPLAKTTLISLLAIFVLSSAYYWQSGRYQAVQEGISAHQAFQRQSVEYPTESKNDRYIVSLQNQLRENPNNGDLWYELGQAYTLNNDFDSALICYDNAEKLLGKRPAVLGAVATARYYDNGQKMTPEIQEIIDQALLLDKTESASLLLLASDSFLNNRYQEALDYWRKVLDGNNESIDRRAVIQSMEMARQMLQGQQRK from the coding sequence ATGGAAACCCGTGAACAATTAAGCAGAGAAAGTTATCAACAAGCGGTCAAATTTGCCCAACGTTTTGCAGAAGAGGCACGTCAAGAATTTGAGCGTGAGGCTCTGCAACGCTATCAATTTGAAAAAACGCAATTTGAGCAAAGTCAGTTGCAAAAAAACGGACAAAATCGACCGCTTGCTAAGACCACATTAATCAGTCTATTGGCGATTTTTGTTCTGTCGTCAGCTTATTATTGGCAGAGTGGGCGTTACCAAGCCGTGCAAGAGGGTATTTCGGCTCACCAAGCATTCCAGCGGCAAAGCGTTGAGTACCCGACTGAATCCAAAAACGATCGATATATTGTTAGCCTACAAAATCAGCTTCGAGAAAACCCGAATAATGGCGATCTGTGGTACGAATTGGGGCAAGCCTATACCTTAAACAATGATTTTGATTCGGCATTAATTTGTTATGATAATGCCGAAAAATTGCTCGGCAAGCGTCCTGCCGTTTTAGGTGCTGTAGCAACTGCTCGCTATTACGACAACGGACAGAAAATGACGCCAGAAATCCAAGAGATAATTGACCAAGCCCTCTTGTTAGATAAAACCGAAAGTGCCAGCTTGTTATTATTGGCTTCAGACAGTTTTCTTAATAACCGCTATCAAGAGGCGTTGGATTATTGGCGAAAAGTGTTGGATGGCAATAATGAATCCATCGACCGCCGAGCGGTAATCCAAAGTATGGAAATGGCTCGCCAAATGTTGCAAGGGCAGCAGAGAAAGTAA
- the nrfB gene encoding cytochrome c nitrite reductase pentaheme subunit, with product MKNLISKTGRAIALIQAVVFAGFFAIPTANAVMPEQPKPLWVEQTSDGAKISNDARRDPNKYCTQCHESANATGKPFHHGGKHFQQDVKSPNNGQPITCVSCHGNISESHRKGAKDVMRFNPHGKASNPSLERSVNEQNQVCTACHTPEKLREKFWAHDTHATKISCTNCHELHPEKEPMKAISEKDRIKLCVDCHTKIHSGEFKNPEMKATEAKGTK from the coding sequence ATGAAAAACTTAATTTCAAAAACAGGGCGAGCAATCGCCCTCATACAAGCGGTCGTATTTGCAGGTTTTTTTGCAATTCCAACCGCTAATGCGGTAATGCCGGAGCAACCAAAACCTCTTTGGGTCGAGCAAACATCAGATGGTGCAAAAATTTCAAATGATGCACGCCGTGACCCAAACAAATATTGTACCCAATGTCATGAATCGGCTAATGCAACTGGTAAGCCTTTCCACCACGGGGGTAAGCATTTCCAACAAGATGTAAAAAGCCCGAATAATGGTCAGCCGATTACCTGTGTAAGTTGTCATGGCAACATTTCTGAAAGCCACCGTAAAGGTGCAAAAGATGTAATGCGTTTTAATCCTCACGGTAAAGCAAGCAATCCTTCACTTGAGCGTTCTGTTAACGAGCAGAATCAAGTCTGTACCGCTTGCCATACTCCGGAGAAATTACGTGAAAAATTCTGGGCTCATGATACTCATGCAACGAAAATTTCTTGTACTAACTGCCATGAATTACACCCAGAGAAAGAGCCAATGAAGGCGATTAGTGAAAAAGACAGAATCAAACTCTGTGTTGATTGCCATACTAAAATTCATTCAGGAGAATTTAAAAATCCTGAAATGAAAGCCACAGAAGCAAAAGGAACAAAATAA